In Drechmeria coniospora strain ARSEF 6962 chromosome 03, whole genome shotgun sequence, the DNA window CCAGCATGTTAGGGACGTGCACGTGCCCGAGTCGCTGGCGAAGGAGTACAAGGCCAAGAACGGGCTCCACACGCCGCGCCGGCAGACGAGCACgaccgccggcaccgccacGACGAACCGGACGAGCCGGAACCTGACCCTCAAGGAGCAGAGCAGCAACATCGAGCGGCTGTCCAAGGAGAATTTCGACCTGAAGCTCAAGGTCATGTTTCTCAGCGACCGGCTCGACAAGCTCTCGGAGGAGGGCGTCAAGGAGATGATATCGGAAAACGTCAACCTCAAGACGAGCCTTGCCGTCCTGCAGCGCGACAACAAAATTCTGCGAAAACGAgtcaaggagctcgagcggcaggccagggaggaggaagaccGGCCGAGCACGGCCCGCAGTGCCGTCTCGTCCTTCGATcaggcggccaaggtggccgacggcgaggcggaagAGCGAGAGGTGGAGCTCGTCTACCTGCGCGAGCGCGTCGAGGAGTATGCCGCCGAAATCGAGAGGCTGCAGAGCGAGGGCGCCCACCAGGAAGGTGAGAAgcgcaagctcgccgagctcgtcagGACGCTCGGCGAGCGAAACGGGGAGAATGTCAGTCAccaggaggaggccgacgtctGGAAggacctgctcgagcaggagaCGGCCCGCAgggagcaggccgacgaggacaacaGGAACCTTCGCGACGAGCTCTTTCAGCTGAAGCGAGAGAGCACCGGTGCCATGCACCACACGACCAACATTTACAACATCACCAAGAAGGaccgagcgcgagcgcgagcgctGACCGCATCGTCCGGCCGTCCCACCGACGGCCATGccagcgacgccgaggcaTCCAGCGCCAACCTCAGCGGAGGCAcgaccctcgtcgacgagctgcgaCGCGAGAGCGAACTTTTGCGGCACGAGAATGCGGAGCTGCGTCGCGAGGTGGGCGCCCAGACGTCGATGCTGACGTCGAGGAATCGCGAAAAAGATCGCCTCTACCTCGAGATTGAGGAGCTCAAGATGGCCCAGCGCCGCGGAGGCCTGCTTGCCTCCAACCTCGACAGCATCCTCGAGCGATCCGTCTCGCGCGCCGGACGCGAGCGTTCCCACTCTCGAGGCAGCGGCCGCACCatgctgacggccgaggaggacgccgagcgagacgagctcgagaaCAGGCTGGCCGAGGTGCGCGACAAGCTCAACGAGGCGAGGCTGCAGAACCAGGAGCTGCagcaggagctcgaggctTGCATGGAGGACTTCGagtccgccgtcgaggccaagcggacggccgaggaggcggcgacgacggtgcagCAGGATTTTGACACGGCCATGaacgacctcgtcgccttgcAGGCGGAGCGCGACGAGGCCCTGCGAGAGCAGGCGGAGATGGAGAACGAGTTTGAGGCCCTTCGGCGCGAAGCCCAGGGGGAGATCGAAtctctcgaggccgaggccgacctgCGCAACGAGGCGGTGCAGCGCCTCCAGGCGGACTTGAGGGACCGCTCCGAGAACTTCGACGGCTTGCAGCAAGAGATGCGGAAGATGAGCGAGGCCCTCGTGCGGCTCGAagacgagcaggacgacAAGATGCGCCGCAtccagcagctcgaggaggagctcgagtcgtccaacggcgagctcgaggcgctcgagcgGAAGCTCATGGAGGCCAGCGACAAGAACCAGCGGCTGACGGTCCAGCAGGAGTCGTCCCAGGGCGAGATCGCCTTCCTGcgcgaggagcaggaggtCGACAAGGTACGCATCGGGGATCTCGAGGCCGCGCTGGCCAACACGGAGCAGAGCGTGCGCGAGGAGAAGGACCGAGCGAgggagctcgacgaccggCTGCGGCGGGAGCGCGTGCAGAGGGAGTTGGTGGCGGACAAGGAAAAGGAAGAAGTGCAGCAGTTCCTCAACGAGCTGAACCGCGAAGCGTccatggccaaggacgaggtgAGGCGGCTGCGTAAGAGCTTGTCGTctcgcgaggtcgaggcTACGGAGTGGAAGGAGAGGCTGATCGAGCTGGAGAACAATCTTCGAGAGGCCCTCGGCGATCTCAGCGGCACCCGTTCGTCGCTCCTCAAGGTaggctcgtgctcgtcccCCTCGCgtcccgtcgtcggtgctGACTCTTCCCCCAGTCCATAGCCAAGATGCAGCGCGAGCTCGAGAATACGGTGCGGGAGCTCGACACGACAAGGGCGTCCCTGACGGAGAAGGACCACATCATCAAGCAGCGCGATGCCCTGCTCGAGTCTCACGCGCTCGAGAGTCGCAGGgtggccgagctgctcgacaaGGAGCGGGTGGCGCACCGGAATACGAAGTCGCAGTTTGACACGTTCCAGAACAATCACCATCACCTCTCGCAGACGGCGAGCACTCAGGACGTCAGGATCTCCGAGCTCGAGAGCACGAGGAGCCAGGATCGGAGGAAGCTCGCGGCCCTGGAGCAGTCGACCCGCGAGCAGCTGACGGAGAGGAACGAGCTGCTGCTGAGGCTCTGGCACAGGCTGGGCGCCCTGTGCGGGCGCGAGTGGCTCAACGGCCACACGCTCGTCGACCGGCaggcggtgccgtcgatggaggTCGTCGCCACCCGCCTGCCCGGCTTTTCCAAGAACCTGCTCGGGGCCGTCAAGACGATCGAGGGCTTGTTCGTATCCTTCCAGACCAAgatcaaggccgtcgagcgggACCTGCAGCGGGAATACCAGTCGTTGGAGAGCAACCTCGAGGTCCGAACGAAGAAGCTCGACCGGCTGGAGCTGATGGTGCGAAACTCGATCGCATCGCGGCGCACGGGGACGCAGGATGGCAAGGACCGGGtgcagcagctcgaggacgcgTACCGCCAGCTCAAGCAGGAAAACGCCAGCCTCCGCAGCGCCAAGGAGGCCCGCAGCAAGGGCTCTCGGTCGAGCACGGACGGCACTCTGACGTACGCCGCCGGAggttcgccctcgccctcggtccCGCGTGGACCAGGAGATCGCGACAGGAGCCGCGGTTCTCGCCAGGACCGGAGCAGCAGGACCGCGGGCTCTGCTTCGtccgccacggccacggcgatcccgaggccggcgacgagcaacgGCAGCATCGGCAGCGGTGGCATGGACGTGGCATTGGCTGGCGACGCGGGCGcgagcaacaacaacagcagcGACAACCGATGGCTGTTTAGGCTGCGAGACATGGAGTACAAGCTGAAGATGGAGCGCGAGGGCCGCAACCAGGACCGACAGGCTGCGAGACAGcggctcggcggcctcgagctaGAGAACCGCGACTTGCGGGACAGGATGAGGCGGACCAATTCGCAGGCTGACTAGAGGCTGCTTCTGCCgcttctgctgcttctgctaCTGGGCTGGTTGGCAGCAGGTGTGGTTGGGGTTGTACGTATATGATTATCGCAAGCCCGAGACGGGGGGTTGTGTACGAACCGGTGTCCACTTTCTTGTACACGATGCACATCATGGCTATTATCGAGCGGTTGCGGTCGCAGTTGCGTCCGCGGTTGGAGTGCAAAAACGGAGGCATGGCGGGTCAACTTTATTTTCATTATTCTATTATTTTTGGGTATGGACGGCGCCCAAGCAGTCACGAATCAACGCGGGACGATTGTCATTGTATTTGCGAATGATGAAAGGTCACCTCTTCGTGTCACGCGTGATTGTATTTGCTTGAAGCCATCGGCACATGGCCGCCTACTGGCTCTGAACGGCCATCTCTTTGATCtggacctcgacctcggtcTCTCCTATGCCTCTCGTCTTGGCCTCATCCATGATGGCCTGGGTAGCGCTGGCACCGACCCTCGTGACGCCGAGGCTCATTACGTACAATaggtcgtcgagcgtcctcacgccgccggcagccTTGATCTgcacggcggcaccggcatgcTGCCTCATGAGCTTCAGGTGGGGGACAGTGGCGCCCTGATAGCTATACATGCCATTGGGCTGCTTGACGAAACCATAACCGGTGCTCGTCTTGACGAAGGCGACATTGTGTTTTGTGCAGATCTCGCAGAGGCGGATGATGTGCTCGTCCTGCAGGTAGTCGTTCTCGAAGATGACTTTGAGAGCGGCACTTCGTGAGGCGACGAGTCGGGCGAGGGCTTCGATCTCTTGCTCGACGTAGTCCCACTGACCGCCAAGGACTTTGGCGACGTTGACGACGACATCAATCtccgcggcgccggcgtcaaggGCTTCACGGgtctcggcgagcttgaTGTTTTGGGTGCTGTTGCCGTGGGGGAAACCAACGACAGAGCAGACGAGGACAgaggagccggcgaggaggcgggcggcgtcgggcacGGAGTAGGGCTTGACGCAGGCGGCTGCGAGTTTGAGATTGCGTGCGAAGACGAGTCCGGCTGTGATGTCATCGTCGGTGAGGGTGGGGTGCAGCAGGGAGTGGTCGATGAGCTTGGCGATCTGGGGGAGTGAGACTGTGACGGTAGGCATGGTGGCGGCAGGCGGTGATGCTGATACACTGAGTGTTGATGAgctggtgatggtgatggagaTGAGATTGAGAACGAGGTTGAGAATAAGGATGAGAACAAGGGTGAGATTGAAAATGGGGCCGGAGATGCGGGAGGGCCTCAAGGCTAAAAAAAAAAGGCTTCAAGACTTCAGGGGCTGGAGAGGTAGTCGCTCATGATCCTGCCGAGCGGGGGAAACGGTGGTGGTGTAAGTCAACTGGCGTACGATGCATCAGATGGTTCGCAGCCGTTGCATCCACGAATAGGAGCTGCGTGACGCGGTGGCGGTTTGGTGGCGAGGCGTGGTGAGAGCTGTGTGTGCGGACTTCCCAAAGCGGAAGCCCCGCTGGCCGACTTACACAACGACCGGCCAAATCCTATAAACATCACGAACaatcccctcccctccacGGCTGCCATGTCATCCATGTGACGCTGTTTGGCAATTGAAATCATCTTGTTGGTGTTCCAGTCCAGTCGCTTTTCCATTCACAAGATGCGTCAGACAGTGGCCAAGCTATCGCGGAGCGTGCCGACCCTcagcaggccggcctccATGGCAGCCGGGGCGCACCACATATCCAGCAAGAAGGAAGGCAGTATTGCCGATGCCTTCGTGTCGCTGTCCGGTGCCGAgcggccgccgctgccggacAGGTTCCGCGAGCTCAAGTGTGAGCTCGTTCGGGGCCGCGAGAAGGACATTGTCGACAGCTGGTGCCGGCTCCTGAAGCAGCTGAGGGCGGAGAACGATGTCATCCGCCGGAAGGGATCGAACGTCATCCCGCAGCTCGAGTTTGCCAACCTCGAGGCGGACTGCGAAACGCTCAAGGGAGAGCTGAAGAAGCgaggcgccgtcgtcgtcagggGCGTCATccccgaggacgaggcgcgCGCGTAcaaggacgaggtggaggcgTACGTGAGGGAGAACCCGCACACTCGAGGTACGTAAGTCCTGAGCACGGCAAGTCAACGACgacccgtcggcggctcctgATGCGTATCGCACGGCATGGCTGATTCTGGATAGCCTTCCCGCCTCATGACCCCCAAGTGTATGAGCTGTATTGGTCGGCGCCCCAGCTCAAGGCGCGTTCGCACCCGTCCCTCCTCCGGGTGCAGCGCCAGCTCATGGCTTCCCTCTGGCACGCATCATCGCCGGAAGCGCAAGTGTCGCTCGCCAACCCGCTGACGTACGCCGACCGGCTGCGAATTCGCCAGCCCGGCGATGCAACCTTTGCCTTGGGCCCGCACatggacggcggcagcgtcgagaGGTGGGAGCGGCAGGGCtatggccgcggcggcgtctACGACCGCATTTTCGCCGGCGACTGGGAGGGTTACGACCCTTGGGACGCGAGCGGGcgggtcgccgccgtcaacaACCTctacgacggcctcggcgcatGCTCCATGTTCCGCACGTGGCAGGGCTGGCTGAGTATGAGCCACACGCGCGCGGGCGAGGGTACGCTGCTGGTGAACCCGCTCATGCACCTGGCCACGGCGTACGTCCTCTTGCGGCCCTTTTTCGAACCGCTCGTCTCGAAGGCTGCCGGCAAGGGGCGGTTCTTGGACGAGGAAAACTGGAAGTTCACCGGCGAGGCAGGCATGACCAGCGAGCTGCCAGGCGCATCTATGGGCCACGGCCAGGAGCTGACGGAGGAGCTGCATCCCCACCTCGAGCTGGAGACGACCATGGTGCACATGCCGCCAATCCGGCCCGGAGACTTTGTGGCCTGGCACTGCGATAGTGAGTTGTCTTCCATTTCCCACCGACGCGGCGTGGCAGGATTAGACGCAGGGTGCTGCACGGCGGACGCTAACAGTCGTCAGCCATTCACTCGGTCGACAAACGGCACGCAGGGGCCTCCGACTCGAGCGTCATGTACATTCCCGTGTGCCCCGTGACGGACATCAACGCCGCATACCTCGCCCGTCAGCGGGCGGCGTTTAGGGACGGCACGCCGGGACCCGACTTCCCCGGTGGAGAGGGCGAAGCACGTCACGTCGGCCGCCCGACCGAGGATGTGCTACGACGTTGGGCGGGCAGCGGCGGGC includes these proteins:
- a CDS encoding anucleate primary sterigmata protein B, whose amino-acid sequence is MDFLKKASEGLKQTSGENKPAEGQPPAEGQPPAEGQQQPPAEGDKEDYVDKAFGMAAKKAGYNLDRGTQEKITDGARAAYEKASGGLLLSITAPALQRAPLAETFVARRYEPKRITTKNASNTAIHPPDEHPYCSRIPCRLALYPASTLNAPPTPLWSIFVRLCVMATDEAHGNLPPSQPPTLTRAAAMDLPRDPDVPLTVHDDADDDASSSLLPRGEPEPLPRRDAGGAESSFVDATVADQTRGPDETMTEEDVHRHFNDVESSFLPRLSPIPTGSTNGVGGLDDTYLFDSPSKAKRQGDEPENSTVSRITETLETLDSSPTAAAAARTISRVVGLSKSAPPKDDAADFYADGDQDEPASPCFSVADDPSSSQAPETMDAADTSGHSLRAGKRSKYLRTSRFGSQRSSTSSFATNPESIDGSDATVGLGLDYALRSGALGLPRVPSALHPRSISFGSIVSGIHLDEPDTPSTPHLEPLAEIDSPPQSRPGQLSTPKASKENLNAPTDTVIAQHVRDVHVPESLAKEYKAKNGLHTPRRQTSTTAGTATTNRTSRNLTLKEQSSNIERLSKENFDLKLKVMFLSDRLDKLSEEGVKEMISENVNLKTSLAVLQRDNKILRKRVKELERQAREEEDRPSTARSAVSSFDQAAKVADGEAEEREVELVYLRERVEEYAAEIERLQSEGAHQEGEKRKLAELVRTLGERNGENVSHQEEADVWKDLLEQETARREQADEDNRNLRDELFQLKRESTGAMHHTTNIYNITKKDRARARALTASSGRPTDGHASDAEASSANLSGGTTLVDELRRESELLRHENAELRREVGAQTSMLTSRNREKDRLYLEIEELKMAQRRGGLLASNLDSILERSVSRAGRERSHSRGSGRTMLTAEEDAERDELENRLAEVRDKLNEARLQNQELQQELEACMEDFESAVEAKRTAEEAATTVQQDFDTAMNDLVALQAERDEALREQAEMENEFEALRREAQGEIESLEAEADLRNEAVQRLQADLRDRSENFDGLQQEMRKMSEALVRLEDEQDDKMRRIQQLEEELESSNGELEALERKLMEASDKNQRLTVQQESSQGEIAFLREEQEVDKVRIGDLEAALANTEQSVREEKDRARELDDRLRRERVQRELVADKEKEEVQQFLNELNREASMAKDEVRRLRKSLSSREVEATEWKERLIELENNLREALGDLSGTRSSLLKSIAKMQRELENTVRELDTTRASLTEKDHIIKQRDALLESHALESRRVAELLDKERVAHRNTKSQFDTFQNNHHHLSQTASTQDVRISELESTRSQDRRKLAALEQSTREQLTERNELLLRLWHRLGALCGREWLNGHTLVDRQAVPSMEVVATRLPGFSKNLLGAVKTIEGLFVSFQTKIKAVERDLQREYQSLESNLEVRTKKLDRLELMVRNSIASRRTGTQDGKDRVQQLEDAYRQLKQENASLRSAKEARSKGSRSSTDGTLTYAAGGSPSPSVPRGPGDRDRSRGSRQDRSSRTAGSASSATATAIPRPATSNGSIGSGGMDVALAGDAGASNNNSSDNRWLFRLRDMEYKLKMEREGRNQDRQAARQRLGGLELENRDLRDRMRRTNSQAD
- a CDS encoding deoxyribose-phosphate aldolase, which gives rise to MPTVTVSLPQIAKLIDHSLLHPTLTDDDITAGLVFARNLKLAAACVKPYSVPDAARLLAGSSVLVCSVVGFPHGNSTQNIKLAETREALDAGAAEIDVVVNVAKVLGGQWDYVEQEIEALARLVASRSAALKVIFENDYLQDEHIIRLCEICTKHNVAFVKTSTGYGFVKQPNGMYSYQGATVPHLKLMRQHAGAAVQIKAAGGVRTLDDLLYVMSLGVTRVGASATQAIMDEAKTRGIGETEVEVQIKEMAVQSQ
- a CDS encoding DUF1479 domain protein, with product MRQTVAKLSRSVPTLSRPASMAAGAHHISSKKEGSIADAFVSLSGAERPPLPDRFRELKCELVRGREKDIVDSWCRLLKQLRAENDVIRRKGSNVIPQLEFANLEADCETLKGELKKRGAVVVRGVIPEDEARAYKDEVEAYVRENPHTRAFPPHDPQVYELYWSAPQLKARSHPSLLRVQRQLMASLWHASSPEAQVSLANPLTYADRLRIRQPGDATFALGPHMDGGSVERWERQGYGRGGVYDRIFAGDWEGYDPWDASGRVAAVNNLYDGLGACSMFRTWQGWLSMSHTRAGEGTLLVNPLMHLATAYVLLRPFFEPLVSKAAGKGRFLDEENWKFTGEAGMTSELPGASMGHGQELTEELHPHLELETTMVHMPPIRPGDFVAWHCDTIHSVDKRHAGASDSSVMYIPVCPVTDINAAYLARQRAAFRDGTPGPDFPGGEGEARHVGRPTEDVLRRWAGSGGRQAFGLESLAVRGQALAGERSVVERANAILGF